DNA from Sphingomonas psychrotolerans:
ATATCCGCTGGTCCACGCCTTATGGCGGCGTGAAGACCAGCGGCTGGGGCCGCGAGAACGGCGTCGAGGCGCTCGATTCCTATCTGGAGACGCGCACCACCGTGATCTCCACCACCGGCAAGTTTGCCGATCCCTTTGCGAATTGAGGAGAGAGTGATGCGCCTTCAGGGCAGGCTGGCGATCGTCACCGCGGCGGCTTCGGGAATGGGCCGGGCAGGGGTCGAGCGCTTCGTGCGCGAAGGCGCGCAAGTCGCGGCGATCGACATCGACCCGGCGGCGCTCGACGCGCTGGTCGCGGCGTTCGGCGCCGATCGGGTGACGGCCATCGCGGCGGACCTGTCGACCCCTGAAGGTGCGCGCGGCAGCATCGATCAGGCGGTGGCGGCTTTGGGCGGTGCCGATATCCTCTGGGCGCATGCCGGGATGCCGGGGCCGGCATCGGTCGAGAATCTCGATCTCGTCGCCTATCAAAAGGCGATCGACCTCAACATCACCTCCGCCGCGCTCGGCGCGGGGCAGGTGGCGCCGCACATGCGTGCGCGCGGCGGCGGATCGATCATCTTCACGTCGTCGATCTCGGGACTGGTCGGATCGATGATGAGCCCGATCTATTCGGCGGCGAAATGGGGCGTGGTCGGTCTCGCCAAGTCGCTTGCGCTGGCGCTCGCCCCCGATGGGATCCGCGTCAATGTGGTGTGCCCGGGCCTTGCCGACACGCCGATGAAATTGGGCTTCACGGGCCGCAGCGGCGATCCCGCCGAAGCCGCGGCCAACGAGGCGAAGATCGTTGCCGCGGTGCCGCTCGGCCGGCTGGTCAAGCCGGGGGAGGTAGCCGACGCTGCGCTCTGGCTGGCTTCCGACGAGGCGAGCTTCGTCACCGGCGTGGCATTGCCGGTCGATGGCGGCTTCACGGCGCGCTGAGGATGGGGCGGGATCCGGCCAGCGCGCGACACGCTGTTGCCGGGGCCGCGCTTGCGCCATACGGCTCCAATCATGATCGTCCGCCAGGCGGCCAATGCGCTGCAGATCCTCGAATTCTTCGCCGAGCGGCAGCGACCCGCCAATGCCGCGGAGATCGCCGATGCGATGGGCTGGCCGCGCTCGAGCACGTTCAAGCTGGTCGGCACGCTGGCAGGGATGGGCTATCTCTACGAGCCGCTGCCGCGCGGCGGCCATTATCCCAGCCCGCGCTGGCTCGAGCTGGCCGAGAAGGTTTCGCAGGCCGATCCGCTGCCGGCGGAGCTCGGGCCGCTGATCCGCGACGTGATGCAGGAGAGCGGCGAGACCGTGGCGATCTCGGCTCCGGCCGGCGTGCATGCGATGTTCGTCGCGGTGGCGGAGTCGCGCCAGCCGGTCCGCTATTTCGCGCGGGTCGGCGATCGGGTGCCGATCCATGCCAGCTCGGCCGGGCGCGCCTTGCTCGCGCAGATGAGCGCGGAGGAACGCCAGGCGCTGTATCGCCGGATAGACTTCACCGATTATTCGGCGACGACGCCGATGACGCCCGGGCGCATCGAGGACGATCTGGCCGAGGCGGAGGCGCGCGGCTGGCATCAGAGCAATGCCGAATACACCCCCGATCTCGCCGGCGTGGCACTGCCGCTGGCGTATCCCGATCGGCGGCTGTCGATCGTGGTGGTCGGCCCGGTGTCGCGCTGCCTCGATCGGCGTGCCGAGACCGCGGCGCTGCTGCAGCGGCATGTGAAGGCGCTTCCCGCGCGCTGAAACCATACGAGCCCCGCCCAAAGAGGTGCGGGCCGAACCCGAGAGGAACCCCATGACGCAGGATCCCCGCGCGGTGATCGCCGCCGAGCCGATGCGCGCCGCGCAGATCGTGGTGATCGTCTTGTGCATCGCGCTCAATGCGCTCGATGGCTTCGACGTGCTGGCGATCAGCTTCGCGGCGCCGGGGATCGCGCTGGAATGGGGGATCGACAAAGCGACGCTCGGCCTGCTGCTGTCGATGGAGCTGTTCGGCATGGCCGTAGGATCGGTACTGATCGGCAATGTCGCCGATCGCATCGGGCGGCGCCCGACGATCCTCGGCTGCCTCGTGGTGATGGCGATCGGGATGTTCGCGGCGTGGGGCGCGCGCGACCTCCAATGGCTCTCGGCCGCGCGATTGTTCACCGGGCTGGGCATCGGGGGCATGCTCTCCTCGACCAGCGCGATGGTCGCCGAATTCTCGAACGATCGCCGCCGCGGGCTCGCCGTGTCGCTCAACATCGCCGGCTATTCGACCGGCGCGATCCTCGGCGGGCTGGTCGCTTCGGCACTGCTGGCGGAGACCGGCGACTGGCGTTCGGTGTTCCTGTTCGGCGCGATCGCGACCAGCGTGGCGCTGCCGCTCGCTTTCTTCCTGCTTCCCGAATCGATCGATTCGCTGATCGCGCGGCGCCGCCCGGACGCGGTGGCGCGGGTGAACGCCACCCTTGCGCGGCTTGCCCGCCCGCCGATCGCGCAATTGCCGCCACTACCCGCGCAGATCGAGAAGCCGTCGGTATTGACGCTGTTCTCGCCGCGTTATGCCGGCGTCACCTTGCTGCTCACCACCGCCTATTTCGCGCAGATCATGTTCTTTTATTATGTCCAGAAATGGATCCCGAAGATCGTGGTCGACATGGGTTTCGACCAGGCGTCCGCCGGACGCGTGCTGGTCATGGCGAATATCGGCAATCTTGCCGGTGCCGTGGCGATCGGGCTCGCCGCGCAGCGCTTCGCGCTTCGCCCGCTGGTCATCGCGGCGATGCTGGCGGGGGTCGCCGCGATCGCAGTGTTCGGCCTCGGTTTCCACGATCTGGTCAAGCTGTCGGCGGCGGCGGCGGTCGCGGCCTTCTTCATCAACGCCGGCGTGGTCGGCATGTACCCGATCCTCGCCGAGGCCTATCCGGCGGCGCTTCGGGCCAGCGGCACCGGCTTCGTGATCGGAATCGGGCGCGGCGGATCCGCGGTCGGGCCGCTGGTCGCCGGCGCCTTGTTCGCCGGGGGTAGCGGGCTCATGACGGTGTCGCTGGTGATGGGCGTCGGCGGACTGATCGCCGCGACGATGCTGGTCCTGCTCCCGGTTGCGCTGCGTCGGTTGCACAGCGACAGCGCCTGATATTCCTGGCGTTCGCGTGATTATCCGTCTTCGGAATCATCCGCGGGTGGATCGGCAAATTCCGGGAAAAGCTGTTCGATCGCGCTTTGCAGATCGTCGGTGCCGGGAAGCAGATCGTAATGGGCGAGCAATCGCTTCACCAGCCCGGCCTTGTGCGGGCCGATTCCCGGCATCGCTTCCAGACCGGGCAGGTCCGGGTCGGAGAGCCGGTCAGCCAGATCTCCCAGCGTTCGATAGCCCGACGCCGTCAGCTGCTTGCGCAGGCCCGATGGCAATATCGATCGGCTTACCGGAAGATCGCGATCGGTGGCATCCGGCGTGGTGCGCAACAATCGGGTGCCGGCTGCCTTCTCCCGCGAGAGCGCCCGGCGAATATAGCCGAGCTGCCCCGGGCTGAGCCCAAGCTGGCGTCGGATCTGGCGATAGGAATAGCCGGCGGCACGCAGGCTACGCGCCTCTTCGAGGTTCAACGCCGCTTGCTTCGACGGGCTCAACATCGGTCCCGGTTCTTCCTTTCTCATGCCGACCTTCCGCGTCAGGCGACCCAATGCTCCCGCGAAGCAGGAGCCCGAGGGCATACAGCCCTCGCTTCGTCCAGGCTCCTGTTTTCGGAACCAGCTGCGCCGAGCCCTCTTGATAGATATACAAGTGCTTGTATATATCGGCACATGAATGGAACTGCTACCTTGGGAACGCTGCTTCGTCGGCTGATCGAGCATCTCGATGGCGCCGTCGAGCGGGTCTATCTCGACGCCGGGCTGGACTATCGCCCGCGCTATACGCCGGTGGTTCGCGCTTTGATCGCCGAGGGGCCGTCGACGATCCGGGCGCTTTCGGAGCGGACCCGCGTCACCCATTCCGCCACCGGGCAGACGGTCAACCAGATGGAGCGGTGCGGCCTGGTCACGCTGACCGCGGGCAGCGATGCCAGGGAGCGGATCGTCGCGCTCGCGCCGCTCGGCGAGAGCATCGTGCCCCGGCTCGAGCAATTATGGGCCGCCACCGAGACGGCGGCGCGAACCCTCGACGAGGAACTCGGGCTGTCGCTTCCGGATGTGATCGCGCGCGCGCTGGATCTGCTCGACGAGACGCCGTTCATCGAGCGGCTCAAGGCCGCGTCGCCTCGCTTGCCAAACCAATGAAAGGCATTGCCATGTTGCTGCGTTCCGCCGCGGTTCTTGCCTTGCTCGCTGCCTCGCCCGCTTCCGCGCAGGGCGTCGTGCCGGGAAGCGCAGCGTCTTCGGCGGTTTCGCTGACTGCCGCGCAGCGTTCCGCCGCGATCGCCGACGTCGTGAAAAAGGTGACCGATCGCTATGTCTTCCCCGATCGCGTCCCGGCGATCGTCGCGCGGCTCAACGCGAGTCTCGCCGCGGGCCGGTACGATACCGACAGTCCCACCGCTTTCGCCGCCCGCGTCACCGAGGATCTGCGCGCCGCGAGCAATGATCGCCACATGTATCTGAACTATGCCCCGGCCCAGTTCGCGGCCGCGAGCACGAGCAAGCGTGGGGGCGAGGACAGCCCTGAACTTCAGGCATTCTGGCAGCGCAAGGCACGTCGCGACAATCATGGTCTCACCGAGATGAAGATCCTGCCGGGCAATGTGCGGTATCTGCGCATCGCGGGCTTCGAATGGGTCGAGGACCAGACCGGCGGGGCCTATGACGCGGCGATGCGCTTCCTTCGCGACGGGGACGCAGTGATCGTCGATCTGCGCGGCAATGGCGGCGGATCGCATGCCGCGGTGCGCTATCTGCTCAGCCATTTCATGGCGAGCGACCAGCTCGACATCACCTTCCTAGAAACCGGCAAGGAGCCGGTCCAGTCGCGCACGCTGGAATATCTCCCGTCCGGCCGGCTGAAAAGCACGCCGCTTTATGTGCTGATCAGCAAGCAGGTCGGTTCGGGCGCCGAGGCCTTCGCTTATGACGTCCAGCAATTCCATCTCGGCACCCTGGTCGGCGCGACCACTTCGGGCGCCGCGAACAACAACGAACTGACTCCGATCGCGCCGGGCTTCATCCTGAGCTGTTCCTACGGTCGACCGGTTCATCCGGTGTCCGGGTCGAACTGGGAGGGGATCGGCGTGAAGCCCGACATCGCGACCGACGCGGAGCAGGCGCTGGAGGTTGCCCAATCGCTCGCGCTGGCCGGACTGCTCAAGCGGACCGACGCGAATCCCGCCGACCGTAGCGCCTGGACATGGGCACGCTTCGGCATCGAGGCACGGCTGCATCCGCCGGTGCTGTCGCAAGCCCAATTGCGCGCGATGGCCGGGCAATATGGCGAGCAGCGCGTGCTTTGGCGCGATGGGGCGCTTTATTACGCGCGCCGCAGCGGTCAGGCCGCGCGACTCATTCCCTTGACCGCGGACGGGCTGTTCACGGTCGAGGGCTATGACGATCATCTCCACATCCGCCTGACCGGCGATGCGATGGAGACGCAGTGGAACGACGAGCCGGCACCCACGCGTCTGCCCCGGTCGTCGGGTGTCGCGAAGCCCTGATCGCGCTTATCATGCCACGTCGTGCATCGATCCATCGCGGCTTTGGTTTGGACGGGGCGCCGGAGACGCCCTAGTTGAACAGGCGAGACCCGTGGCGCATCGATCGCGGCGCGGCCTGGGAGATGCCTGTGACGATGAGCCCGACCGACATGGCCCGCACCTTGGGTGGTGGGCTGCTGTCCTTCCCCGTGACCCATTTCGACGCCGAGGGCACCTTCCTCGAAGATCCCTATCGCGCGCATTGCGCATGGATGCTCTCGCACGAGCTGGCGGGGCTGTTCGCCGCCGGTGGCACCGGCGAATTCTTCTCGCTCACTCCGAACGAAGTCGTCCGGGTCGTGGGCGCCGCGGCC
Protein-coding regions in this window:
- a CDS encoding SDR family NAD(P)-dependent oxidoreductase; the encoded protein is MRLQGRLAIVTAAASGMGRAGVERFVREGAQVAAIDIDPAALDALVAAFGADRVTAIAADLSTPEGARGSIDQAVAALGGADILWAHAGMPGPASVENLDLVAYQKAIDLNITSAALGAGQVAPHMRARGGGSIIFTSSISGLVGSMMSPIYSAAKWGVVGLAKSLALALAPDGIRVNVVCPGLADTPMKLGFTGRSGDPAEAAANEAKIVAAVPLGRLVKPGEVADAALWLASDEASFVTGVALPVDGGFTAR
- a CDS encoding IclR family transcriptional regulator, whose amino-acid sequence is MIVRQAANALQILEFFAERQRPANAAEIADAMGWPRSSTFKLVGTLAGMGYLYEPLPRGGHYPSPRWLELAEKVSQADPLPAELGPLIRDVMQESGETVAISAPAGVHAMFVAVAESRQPVRYFARVGDRVPIHASSAGRALLAQMSAEERQALYRRIDFTDYSATTPMTPGRIEDDLAEAEARGWHQSNAEYTPDLAGVALPLAYPDRRLSIVVVGPVSRCLDRRAETAALLQRHVKALPAR
- a CDS encoding MFS transporter, whose amino-acid sequence is MTQDPRAVIAAEPMRAAQIVVIVLCIALNALDGFDVLAISFAAPGIALEWGIDKATLGLLLSMELFGMAVGSVLIGNVADRIGRRPTILGCLVVMAIGMFAAWGARDLQWLSAARLFTGLGIGGMLSSTSAMVAEFSNDRRRGLAVSLNIAGYSTGAILGGLVASALLAETGDWRSVFLFGAIATSVALPLAFFLLPESIDSLIARRRPDAVARVNATLARLARPPIAQLPPLPAQIEKPSVLTLFSPRYAGVTLLLTTAYFAQIMFFYYVQKWIPKIVVDMGFDQASAGRVLVMANIGNLAGAVAIGLAAQRFALRPLVIAAMLAGVAAIAVFGLGFHDLVKLSAAAAVAAFFINAGVVGMYPILAEAYPAALRASGTGFVIGIGRGGSAVGPLVAGALFAGGSGLMTVSLVMGVGGLIAATMLVLLPVALRRLHSDSA
- a CDS encoding MarR family winged helix-turn-helix transcriptional regulator; this encodes MNGTATLGTLLRRLIEHLDGAVERVYLDAGLDYRPRYTPVVRALIAEGPSTIRALSERTRVTHSATGQTVNQMERCGLVTLTAGSDARERIVALAPLGESIVPRLEQLWAATETAARTLDEELGLSLPDVIARALDLLDETPFIERLKAASPRLPNQ
- a CDS encoding S41 family peptidase, encoding MKGIAMLLRSAAVLALLAASPASAQGVVPGSAASSAVSLTAAQRSAAIADVVKKVTDRYVFPDRVPAIVARLNASLAAGRYDTDSPTAFAARVTEDLRAASNDRHMYLNYAPAQFAAASTSKRGGEDSPELQAFWQRKARRDNHGLTEMKILPGNVRYLRIAGFEWVEDQTGGAYDAAMRFLRDGDAVIVDLRGNGGGSHAAVRYLLSHFMASDQLDITFLETGKEPVQSRTLEYLPSGRLKSTPLYVLISKQVGSGAEAFAYDVQQFHLGTLVGATTSGAANNNELTPIAPGFILSCSYGRPVHPVSGSNWEGIGVKPDIATDAEQALEVAQSLALAGLLKRTDANPADRSAWTWARFGIEARLHPPVLSQAQLRAMAGQYGEQRVLWRDGALYYARRSGQAARLIPLTADGLFTVEGYDDHLHIRLTGDAMETQWNDEPAPTRLPRSSGVAKP